The following are encoded in a window of Narcine bancroftii isolate sNarBan1 chromosome 2, sNarBan1.hap1, whole genome shotgun sequence genomic DNA:
- the LOC138754825 gene encoding bromodomain-containing protein 2-like isoform X2: MEPATHPGLDRLQGDTGNGITGLSGDPGSGKRIRKPSMLYEDFESPTVAMSTSVHSQNNFVVSPPPPEVSNPKKPGRVTNQVQYMQKVLMKALWKHQFAWPFYQPVDAVKLSLPDYHKIIKQPMDMGTIKKRLENNYYWSASECMQDFNTMFTNCYIYNKPTDDIVLMAQTLEKLFLQKVAQMPQEEVELTPAPKAKHSKGRKTGGVPSIPGGVTMSQVPMISSVSQPTAYSPPTPEVPTPILEVSQTSVISTPIVHKSSHSPPQSALAVSPLAQPVTKKKGVKRKADTTTPTTSVVTTSGESSPSVVESKAAKIPLRRESGRPIKPPKKDLPDSQQHQSSKKGKLSEQLKYCNGILKELLSKKHAAYAWPFYKPVDAKVLGLHDYHDIIKHPMDLSTIKRKMDEREYQDAQEFAADVRLMFSNCYKYNPPDHDVVAMARKLQVPSPLDVFEFRFAKMPDEPIEFAPPPAPTSLPPVASKSSSDSSTNSSSGSSSDTESSDDSEEERANRLAELQEQLRAVHEQLAALSQAPMSKPKKKRDKKEKKDKKRKKEKHKMKDEEDKLIKSSKSKAVPKKQSKKASGSSSSAGSNKQSKKAKQPPPPPPPPPPGYDSEEEDNCRPMTYDEKRQLSLDINKLPGDKLGRVVHIIQSREPSLRDSNPDEIEIDFETLKPSTLRELERYVMSCLRKKPRKPYSKKQAGKTKEELAMEKKKELEKRLQDVSGQLNPSKKPPKKVTEKPDPVQPAGPSRLSASSSSSSGSDTSSTSSGSSSSDTSDSDSG; the protein is encoded by the exons ATGGAACCGGCCACTCATCCGGGGCTCGACAG GTTGCAGGGGGATACTGGTAATGGGATAACTGGCCTATCTGGTGATCCAGGGTCTGGGAAGCGCATCCGCAAGCCATCAATGCTGTATGAAGATTTTGAGAGTCCAACGGTGGCCATGTCTACTTCTGTTCATTCTCAGAACAATTTTGTTGTTAGTCCACCCCCACCTGAGGTATCAAACCCCAAGAAACCTGGTCGAGTGACTAATCAGGTCCAGTACATGCAGAAGGTGCTCATGAAAGCCCTTTGGAAGCATCAGTTTGCATGGCCATTCTACCAACCAGTGGATGCAGTGAAACTCAGTCTCCCG GATTACCACAAGATAATCAAACAACCAATGGACATGGGTACTATCAAAAAGCGTTTGGAGAATAATTACTACTGGAGTGCCAGTGAGTGCATGCAAGACTTCAACACAATGTTTACAAACTGTTACATTTACAACAAG CCCACAGATGACATTGTGCTGATGGCTCAGACTCTGGAGAAACTTTTTCTGCAGAAGGTGGCACAGATGCCGCAAGAAGAAGTGGAACTAACGCCAGCGCCAAAAGCAAAACATTCAAAAGGCCGCAAAACAGGGG GGGTGCCTTCTATCCCTGGAGGAGTGACCATGTCTCAAGTCCCAATGATATCCTCAGTGTCTCAGCCGACAGCCTATTCTCCTCCAACACCAGAAGTACCTACGCCTATTCTTGAAGTGTCTCAGACTTCAGTCATATCTACACCCATTGTACACAAGTCTTCGCATTCACCCCCTCAGTCTGCATTAGCAGTATCCCCTCTTGCGCAGCCTGTCACAAAG AAGAAAGGAGTGAAGAGAAAAGCAGATACAACAACTCCAACCACTTCAGTGGTCACTACAAGCGGCGAGTCGTCTCCCTCAGTGGTCGAAAGCAAAGCTGCCAAGATTCCACTTCGACGCGAGAGTGGCCGGCCAATCAAACCGCCAAAGAAAGACTTGCCAGATTCCCAGCAGCACCAGAGTTCAAAGAAGGGCAAGCTGAGCGAGCAGCTCAAATACTGCAACGGCATATTGAAAGAGCTGCTGTCAAAGAAACACGCTGCATATGCCTGGCCCTTTTATAAACCAGTGGATGCCAAAGTTCTGGGACTTCACGATTATCATGATATAATCAAACATCCCATGGACCTGAGCACGATCAAA AGGAAGATGGATGAACGAGAATACCAAGATGCACAGGAATTTGCAGCCGATGTGAGATTAATGTTCTCGAATTGTTACAAGTACAACCCGCCTGATCATGATGTAGTTGCTATGGCCCGGAAGCTGCAGGTACCTTCACCTTTG GATGTCTTTGAATTCCGCTTTGCCAAGATGCCAGATGAGCCTATTGAATTCGCGCCTCCACCTGCACCAACCAGTCTCCCTCCTGTTGCATCCAAATCTTCGTCTGATTCCTCCACTAACAGCAGTAGTGGGAGCTCATCGGACACGGAGAGCTCAGATGATTCTGAAGAAGAGCGAGCCAATCGTTTGGCAGAATTGCAGGAGCAG CTGCGGGCTGTTCACGAGCAGTTAGCAGCGCTTTCACAGGCTCCCATGTCCAAACCAAAGAAAAAGcgagacaagaaagaaaagaaagacaaaaagaggaagaaagagaagcacAAGATGAAAGATGAAGAGGACAAACTGATTAAATCATCTAAGTCCAAGGCAGTGCCCAAAAAACAATCAAAGAAAGCATCTGGCAGCAGCAGTTCGGCTGGTAGCAATAA GCAGTCCAAAAAGGCAAAGCAGCCTCCCCCTCCACCGCCGCCACCTCCTCCTGGTTATGACTCTGAAGAAGAAGATAACTGCAGGCCCATGACCTATGATGAGAAGCGACAGTTGAGCTTGGACATTAACAAACTGCCGGGCGACAAGCTTGGCCGTGTGGTTCACATCATCCAGTCCAGGGAGCCGTCACTTCGAGACTCCAACCCTGATGAGATTGAGATAGACTTTGAAACTCTTAAACCATCCACTCTTCGAGAGCTTGAACGCTATGTAATGTCCTGTTTACGGAAGAAACCTCGTAAACCTTACT CCAAGAAACAAGCGGGGAAAACTAAAGAGGAACTGGCTATGGAGAAGAAGAAAGAGTTAGAAAAACGCCTACAGGACGTGAGTGGCCAGCTGAATCCCAGTAAAAAACCTCCGAAGAAAG TGACGGAGAAGCCCGATCCAGTCCAGCCAGCAGGCCCATCACGCCTCAGTGCCAGCAGCAGTAGTTCATCGGGATCTGACACTAGTAGCACTTCAAGTGGATCAAGTTCATCAGATACTAGTGATTCTGACTCTGGTTAA
- the LOC138754825 gene encoding bromodomain-containing protein 2-like isoform X4 yields MLYEDFESPTVAMSTSVHSQNNFVVSPPPPEVSNPKKPGRVTNQVQYMQKVLMKALWKHQFAWPFYQPVDAVKLSLPDYHKIIKQPMDMGTIKKRLENNYYWSASECMQDFNTMFTNCYIYNKPTDDIVLMAQTLEKLFLQKVAQMPQEEVELTPAPKAKHSKGRKTGGVPSIPGGVTMSQVPMISSVSQPTAYSPPTPEVPTPILEVSQTSVISTPIVHKSSHSPPQSALAVSPLAQPVTKKKGVKRKADTTTPTTSVVTTSGESSPSVVESKAAKIPLRRESGRPIKPPKKDLPDSQQHQSSKKGKLSEQLKYCNGILKELLSKKHAAYAWPFYKPVDAKVLGLHDYHDIIKHPMDLSTIKRKMDEREYQDAQEFAADVRLMFSNCYKYNPPDHDVVAMARKLQVPSPLDVFEFRFAKMPDEPIEFAPPPAPTSLPPVASKSSSDSSTNSSSGSSSDTESSDDSEEERANRLAELQEQLRAVHEQLAALSQAPMSKPKKKRDKKEKKDKKRKKEKHKMKDEEDKLIKSSKSKAVPKKQSKKASGSSSSAGSNKQSKKAKQPPPPPPPPPPGYDSEEEDNCRPMTYDEKRQLSLDINKLPGDKLGRVVHIIQSREPSLRDSNPDEIEIDFETLKPSTLRELERYVMSCLRKKPRKPYSKKQAGKTKEELAMEKKKELEKRLQDVSGQLNPSKKPPKKVTEKPDPVQPAGPSRLSASSSSSSGSDTSSTSSGSSSSDTSDSDSG; encoded by the exons ATGCTGTATGAAGATTTTGAGAGTCCAACGGTGGCCATGTCTACTTCTGTTCATTCTCAGAACAATTTTGTTGTTAGTCCACCCCCACCTGAGGTATCAAACCCCAAGAAACCTGGTCGAGTGACTAATCAGGTCCAGTACATGCAGAAGGTGCTCATGAAAGCCCTTTGGAAGCATCAGTTTGCATGGCCATTCTACCAACCAGTGGATGCAGTGAAACTCAGTCTCCCG GATTACCACAAGATAATCAAACAACCAATGGACATGGGTACTATCAAAAAGCGTTTGGAGAATAATTACTACTGGAGTGCCAGTGAGTGCATGCAAGACTTCAACACAATGTTTACAAACTGTTACATTTACAACAAG CCCACAGATGACATTGTGCTGATGGCTCAGACTCTGGAGAAACTTTTTCTGCAGAAGGTGGCACAGATGCCGCAAGAAGAAGTGGAACTAACGCCAGCGCCAAAAGCAAAACATTCAAAAGGCCGCAAAACAGGGG GGGTGCCTTCTATCCCTGGAGGAGTGACCATGTCTCAAGTCCCAATGATATCCTCAGTGTCTCAGCCGACAGCCTATTCTCCTCCAACACCAGAAGTACCTACGCCTATTCTTGAAGTGTCTCAGACTTCAGTCATATCTACACCCATTGTACACAAGTCTTCGCATTCACCCCCTCAGTCTGCATTAGCAGTATCCCCTCTTGCGCAGCCTGTCACAAAG AAGAAAGGAGTGAAGAGAAAAGCAGATACAACAACTCCAACCACTTCAGTGGTCACTACAAGCGGCGAGTCGTCTCCCTCAGTGGTCGAAAGCAAAGCTGCCAAGATTCCACTTCGACGCGAGAGTGGCCGGCCAATCAAACCGCCAAAGAAAGACTTGCCAGATTCCCAGCAGCACCAGAGTTCAAAGAAGGGCAAGCTGAGCGAGCAGCTCAAATACTGCAACGGCATATTGAAAGAGCTGCTGTCAAAGAAACACGCTGCATATGCCTGGCCCTTTTATAAACCAGTGGATGCCAAAGTTCTGGGACTTCACGATTATCATGATATAATCAAACATCCCATGGACCTGAGCACGATCAAA AGGAAGATGGATGAACGAGAATACCAAGATGCACAGGAATTTGCAGCCGATGTGAGATTAATGTTCTCGAATTGTTACAAGTACAACCCGCCTGATCATGATGTAGTTGCTATGGCCCGGAAGCTGCAGGTACCTTCACCTTTG GATGTCTTTGAATTCCGCTTTGCCAAGATGCCAGATGAGCCTATTGAATTCGCGCCTCCACCTGCACCAACCAGTCTCCCTCCTGTTGCATCCAAATCTTCGTCTGATTCCTCCACTAACAGCAGTAGTGGGAGCTCATCGGACACGGAGAGCTCAGATGATTCTGAAGAAGAGCGAGCCAATCGTTTGGCAGAATTGCAGGAGCAG CTGCGGGCTGTTCACGAGCAGTTAGCAGCGCTTTCACAGGCTCCCATGTCCAAACCAAAGAAAAAGcgagacaagaaagaaaagaaagacaaaaagaggaagaaagagaagcacAAGATGAAAGATGAAGAGGACAAACTGATTAAATCATCTAAGTCCAAGGCAGTGCCCAAAAAACAATCAAAGAAAGCATCTGGCAGCAGCAGTTCGGCTGGTAGCAATAA GCAGTCCAAAAAGGCAAAGCAGCCTCCCCCTCCACCGCCGCCACCTCCTCCTGGTTATGACTCTGAAGAAGAAGATAACTGCAGGCCCATGACCTATGATGAGAAGCGACAGTTGAGCTTGGACATTAACAAACTGCCGGGCGACAAGCTTGGCCGTGTGGTTCACATCATCCAGTCCAGGGAGCCGTCACTTCGAGACTCCAACCCTGATGAGATTGAGATAGACTTTGAAACTCTTAAACCATCCACTCTTCGAGAGCTTGAACGCTATGTAATGTCCTGTTTACGGAAGAAACCTCGTAAACCTTACT CCAAGAAACAAGCGGGGAAAACTAAAGAGGAACTGGCTATGGAGAAGAAGAAAGAGTTAGAAAAACGCCTACAGGACGTGAGTGGCCAGCTGAATCCCAGTAAAAAACCTCCGAAGAAAG TGACGGAGAAGCCCGATCCAGTCCAGCCAGCAGGCCCATCACGCCTCAGTGCCAGCAGCAGTAGTTCATCGGGATCTGACACTAGTAGCACTTCAAGTGGATCAAGTTCATCAGATACTAGTGATTCTGACTCTGGTTAA
- the LOC138754825 gene encoding bromodomain-containing protein 2-like isoform X3, producing the protein MEPATHPGLDRLQGDTGNGITGLSGDPGSGKRIRKPSMLYEDFESPTVAMSTSVHSQNNFVVSPPPPEVSNPKKPGRVTNQVQYMQKVLMKALWKHQFAWPFYQPVDAVKLSLPDYHKIIKQPMDMGTIKKRLENNYYWSASECMQDFNTMFTNCYIYNKPTDDIVLMAQTLEKLFLQKVAQMPQEEVELTPAPKAKHSKGRKTGGVPSIPGGVTMSQVPMISSVSQPTAYSPPTPEVPTPILEVSQTSVISTPIVHKSSHSPPQSALAVSPLAQPVTKKGVKRKADTTTPTTSVVTTSGESSPSVVESKAAKIPLRRESGRPIKPPKKDLPDSQQHQSSKKGKLSEQLKYCNGILKELLSKKHAAYAWPFYKPVDAKVLGLHDYHDIIKHPMDLSTIKRKMDEREYQDAQEFAADVRLMFSNCYKYNPPDHDVVAMARKLQVPSPLDVFEFRFAKMPDEPIEFAPPPAPTSLPPVASKSSSDSSTNSSSGSSSDTESSDDSEEERANRLAELQEQLRAVHEQLAALSQAPMSKPKKKRDKKEKKDKKRKKEKHKMKDEEDKLIKSSKSKAVPKKQSKKASGSSSSAGSNKQSKKAKQPPPPPPPPPPGYDSEEEDNCRPMTYDEKRQLSLDINKLPGDKLGRVVHIIQSREPSLRDSNPDEIEIDFETLKPSTLRELERYVMSCLRKKPRKPYSKKQAGKTKEELAMEKKKELEKRLQDVSGQLNPSKKPPKKVTEKPDPVQPAGPSRLSASSSSSSGSDTSSTSSGSSSSDTSDSDSG; encoded by the exons ATGGAACCGGCCACTCATCCGGGGCTCGACAG GTTGCAGGGGGATACTGGTAATGGGATAACTGGCCTATCTGGTGATCCAGGGTCTGGGAAGCGCATCCGCAAGCCATCAATGCTGTATGAAGATTTTGAGAGTCCAACGGTGGCCATGTCTACTTCTGTTCATTCTCAGAACAATTTTGTTGTTAGTCCACCCCCACCTGAGGTATCAAACCCCAAGAAACCTGGTCGAGTGACTAATCAGGTCCAGTACATGCAGAAGGTGCTCATGAAAGCCCTTTGGAAGCATCAGTTTGCATGGCCATTCTACCAACCAGTGGATGCAGTGAAACTCAGTCTCCCG GATTACCACAAGATAATCAAACAACCAATGGACATGGGTACTATCAAAAAGCGTTTGGAGAATAATTACTACTGGAGTGCCAGTGAGTGCATGCAAGACTTCAACACAATGTTTACAAACTGTTACATTTACAACAAG CCCACAGATGACATTGTGCTGATGGCTCAGACTCTGGAGAAACTTTTTCTGCAGAAGGTGGCACAGATGCCGCAAGAAGAAGTGGAACTAACGCCAGCGCCAAAAGCAAAACATTCAAAAGGCCGCAAAACAGGGG GGGTGCCTTCTATCCCTGGAGGAGTGACCATGTCTCAAGTCCCAATGATATCCTCAGTGTCTCAGCCGACAGCCTATTCTCCTCCAACACCAGAAGTACCTACGCCTATTCTTGAAGTGTCTCAGACTTCAGTCATATCTACACCCATTGTACACAAGTCTTCGCATTCACCCCCTCAGTCTGCATTAGCAGTATCCCCTCTTGCGCAGCCTGTCACAAAG AAAGGAGTGAAGAGAAAAGCAGATACAACAACTCCAACCACTTCAGTGGTCACTACAAGCGGCGAGTCGTCTCCCTCAGTGGTCGAAAGCAAAGCTGCCAAGATTCCACTTCGACGCGAGAGTGGCCGGCCAATCAAACCGCCAAAGAAAGACTTGCCAGATTCCCAGCAGCACCAGAGTTCAAAGAAGGGCAAGCTGAGCGAGCAGCTCAAATACTGCAACGGCATATTGAAAGAGCTGCTGTCAAAGAAACACGCTGCATATGCCTGGCCCTTTTATAAACCAGTGGATGCCAAAGTTCTGGGACTTCACGATTATCATGATATAATCAAACATCCCATGGACCTGAGCACGATCAAA AGGAAGATGGATGAACGAGAATACCAAGATGCACAGGAATTTGCAGCCGATGTGAGATTAATGTTCTCGAATTGTTACAAGTACAACCCGCCTGATCATGATGTAGTTGCTATGGCCCGGAAGCTGCAGGTACCTTCACCTTTG GATGTCTTTGAATTCCGCTTTGCCAAGATGCCAGATGAGCCTATTGAATTCGCGCCTCCACCTGCACCAACCAGTCTCCCTCCTGTTGCATCCAAATCTTCGTCTGATTCCTCCACTAACAGCAGTAGTGGGAGCTCATCGGACACGGAGAGCTCAGATGATTCTGAAGAAGAGCGAGCCAATCGTTTGGCAGAATTGCAGGAGCAG CTGCGGGCTGTTCACGAGCAGTTAGCAGCGCTTTCACAGGCTCCCATGTCCAAACCAAAGAAAAAGcgagacaagaaagaaaagaaagacaaaaagaggaagaaagagaagcacAAGATGAAAGATGAAGAGGACAAACTGATTAAATCATCTAAGTCCAAGGCAGTGCCCAAAAAACAATCAAAGAAAGCATCTGGCAGCAGCAGTTCGGCTGGTAGCAATAA GCAGTCCAAAAAGGCAAAGCAGCCTCCCCCTCCACCGCCGCCACCTCCTCCTGGTTATGACTCTGAAGAAGAAGATAACTGCAGGCCCATGACCTATGATGAGAAGCGACAGTTGAGCTTGGACATTAACAAACTGCCGGGCGACAAGCTTGGCCGTGTGGTTCACATCATCCAGTCCAGGGAGCCGTCACTTCGAGACTCCAACCCTGATGAGATTGAGATAGACTTTGAAACTCTTAAACCATCCACTCTTCGAGAGCTTGAACGCTATGTAATGTCCTGTTTACGGAAGAAACCTCGTAAACCTTACT CCAAGAAACAAGCGGGGAAAACTAAAGAGGAACTGGCTATGGAGAAGAAGAAAGAGTTAGAAAAACGCCTACAGGACGTGAGTGGCCAGCTGAATCCCAGTAAAAAACCTCCGAAGAAAG TGACGGAGAAGCCCGATCCAGTCCAGCCAGCAGGCCCATCACGCCTCAGTGCCAGCAGCAGTAGTTCATCGGGATCTGACACTAGTAGCACTTCAAGTGGATCAAGTTCATCAGATACTAGTGATTCTGACTCTGGTTAA
- the LOC138754825 gene encoding bromodomain-containing protein 2-like isoform X1, protein MEPATHPGLDRLQGDTGNGITGLSGDPGSGKRIRKPSMLYEDFESPTVAMSTSVHSQNNFVVSPPPPEVSNPKKPGRVTNQVQYMQKVLMKALWKHQFAWPFYQPVDAVKLSLPDYHKIIKQPMDMGTIKKRLENNYYWSASECMQDFNTMFTNCYIYNKPTDDIVLMAQTLEKLFLQKVAQMPQEEVELTPAPKAKHSKGRKTGGVPSIPGGVTMSQVPMISSVSQPTAYSPPTPEVPTPILEVSQTSVISTPIVHKSSHSPPQSALAVSPLAQPVTKKKGVKRKADTTTPTTSVVTTSGESSPSVVESKAAKIPLRRESGRPIKPPKKDLPDSQQHQSSKKGKLSEQLKYCNGILKELLSKKHAAYAWPFYKPVDAKVLGLHDYHDIIKHPMDLSTIKRKMDEREYQDAQEFAADVRLMFSNCYKYNPPDHDVVAMARKLQDVFEFRFAKMPDEPIEFAPPPAPTSLPPVASKSSSDSSTNSSSGSSSDTESSDDSEEERANRLAELQEQLRAVHEQLAALSQAPMSKPKKKRDKKEKKDKKRKKEKHKMKDEEDKLIKSSKSKAVPKKQSKKASGSSSSAGSNKQSKKAKQPPPPPPPPPPGYDSEEEDNCRPMTYDEKRQLSLDINKLPGDKLGRVVHIIQSREPSLRDSNPDEIEIDFETLKPSTLRELERYVMSCLRKKPRKPYSKKQAGKTKEELAMEKKKELEKRLQDVSGQLNPSKKPPKKVTEKPDPVQPAGPSRLSASSSSSSGSDTSSTSSGSSSSDTSDSDSG, encoded by the exons ATGGAACCGGCCACTCATCCGGGGCTCGACAG GTTGCAGGGGGATACTGGTAATGGGATAACTGGCCTATCTGGTGATCCAGGGTCTGGGAAGCGCATCCGCAAGCCATCAATGCTGTATGAAGATTTTGAGAGTCCAACGGTGGCCATGTCTACTTCTGTTCATTCTCAGAACAATTTTGTTGTTAGTCCACCCCCACCTGAGGTATCAAACCCCAAGAAACCTGGTCGAGTGACTAATCAGGTCCAGTACATGCAGAAGGTGCTCATGAAAGCCCTTTGGAAGCATCAGTTTGCATGGCCATTCTACCAACCAGTGGATGCAGTGAAACTCAGTCTCCCG GATTACCACAAGATAATCAAACAACCAATGGACATGGGTACTATCAAAAAGCGTTTGGAGAATAATTACTACTGGAGTGCCAGTGAGTGCATGCAAGACTTCAACACAATGTTTACAAACTGTTACATTTACAACAAG CCCACAGATGACATTGTGCTGATGGCTCAGACTCTGGAGAAACTTTTTCTGCAGAAGGTGGCACAGATGCCGCAAGAAGAAGTGGAACTAACGCCAGCGCCAAAAGCAAAACATTCAAAAGGCCGCAAAACAGGGG GGGTGCCTTCTATCCCTGGAGGAGTGACCATGTCTCAAGTCCCAATGATATCCTCAGTGTCTCAGCCGACAGCCTATTCTCCTCCAACACCAGAAGTACCTACGCCTATTCTTGAAGTGTCTCAGACTTCAGTCATATCTACACCCATTGTACACAAGTCTTCGCATTCACCCCCTCAGTCTGCATTAGCAGTATCCCCTCTTGCGCAGCCTGTCACAAAG AAGAAAGGAGTGAAGAGAAAAGCAGATACAACAACTCCAACCACTTCAGTGGTCACTACAAGCGGCGAGTCGTCTCCCTCAGTGGTCGAAAGCAAAGCTGCCAAGATTCCACTTCGACGCGAGAGTGGCCGGCCAATCAAACCGCCAAAGAAAGACTTGCCAGATTCCCAGCAGCACCAGAGTTCAAAGAAGGGCAAGCTGAGCGAGCAGCTCAAATACTGCAACGGCATATTGAAAGAGCTGCTGTCAAAGAAACACGCTGCATATGCCTGGCCCTTTTATAAACCAGTGGATGCCAAAGTTCTGGGACTTCACGATTATCATGATATAATCAAACATCCCATGGACCTGAGCACGATCAAA AGGAAGATGGATGAACGAGAATACCAAGATGCACAGGAATTTGCAGCCGATGTGAGATTAATGTTCTCGAATTGTTACAAGTACAACCCGCCTGATCATGATGTAGTTGCTATGGCCCGGAAGCTGCAG GATGTCTTTGAATTCCGCTTTGCCAAGATGCCAGATGAGCCTATTGAATTCGCGCCTCCACCTGCACCAACCAGTCTCCCTCCTGTTGCATCCAAATCTTCGTCTGATTCCTCCACTAACAGCAGTAGTGGGAGCTCATCGGACACGGAGAGCTCAGATGATTCTGAAGAAGAGCGAGCCAATCGTTTGGCAGAATTGCAGGAGCAG CTGCGGGCTGTTCACGAGCAGTTAGCAGCGCTTTCACAGGCTCCCATGTCCAAACCAAAGAAAAAGcgagacaagaaagaaaagaaagacaaaaagaggaagaaagagaagcacAAGATGAAAGATGAAGAGGACAAACTGATTAAATCATCTAAGTCCAAGGCAGTGCCCAAAAAACAATCAAAGAAAGCATCTGGCAGCAGCAGTTCGGCTGGTAGCAATAA GCAGTCCAAAAAGGCAAAGCAGCCTCCCCCTCCACCGCCGCCACCTCCTCCTGGTTATGACTCTGAAGAAGAAGATAACTGCAGGCCCATGACCTATGATGAGAAGCGACAGTTGAGCTTGGACATTAACAAACTGCCGGGCGACAAGCTTGGCCGTGTGGTTCACATCATCCAGTCCAGGGAGCCGTCACTTCGAGACTCCAACCCTGATGAGATTGAGATAGACTTTGAAACTCTTAAACCATCCACTCTTCGAGAGCTTGAACGCTATGTAATGTCCTGTTTACGGAAGAAACCTCGTAAACCTTACT CCAAGAAACAAGCGGGGAAAACTAAAGAGGAACTGGCTATGGAGAAGAAGAAAGAGTTAGAAAAACGCCTACAGGACGTGAGTGGCCAGCTGAATCCCAGTAAAAAACCTCCGAAGAAAG TGACGGAGAAGCCCGATCCAGTCCAGCCAGCAGGCCCATCACGCCTCAGTGCCAGCAGCAGTAGTTCATCGGGATCTGACACTAGTAGCACTTCAAGTGGATCAAGTTCATCAGATACTAGTGATTCTGACTCTGGTTAA